Part of the Uloborus diversus isolate 005 chromosome 9, Udiv.v.3.1, whole genome shotgun sequence genome is shown below.
AACGCCTAAGACTTGAGTAGTAAACAAGTATCACAAGCAAAACGAATTTGTTTAAAAGcaactgaatatttactttatatttgagttttaaacgtATTACTTCAAAATGGCTTCAACATCTGCATCTATAAAGGATCGTCTTCAGAAATTTAAGGATTTACAGTTTCGAAGAAAAGAATCTCGCAAACTTAACTACGAAGAAGTTGTTGAAGAAGATCGACGTTTAAAACTACCTCCCAATTATGAATCGAAAAACAAATGGGCGCAATACATTATCGAAGAAGACGAAAAAAAGCAAATTGCAGCTGCTAAAGGAGAAGATTATAATCGCACGAAACTTTTAGACATCACTGCTGAAGATGCAGCCAAGTGggaaagaatgaagaaaaaaaagaatccagATCCCGGATTCTCAAACTTTGAAGATGCTGCTGAACGTCAGTATGAAAGGTTGACTAAAAAACTTAAGCCGGACATGGAAGTATatcaaagagagaaagaaaaattagGGGAAGCGTTTTATCCCACAAAGGACACTATAATTCTAGGATTGCACCAAGACAGTAAAGAAAGTATTGATAAAATGGTGGACgatcttgaaaaacaaattgaTAAGCATTCAAAGTTCAGTCGAAGAAGGCGATTTAATGATGATGCTGATATCAATTACATCAATGAAAGAAATATGAGATTTAACAAGAAACTGGAGAGATTCTACGGAAAATATACAGCTGAGATTAAACAAAACCTTGAGAGAGGTACTGCTGTATAAAGCAGATTACTGTGGCTGAAACCttcacttttaaatattttgtttatgtcGTCCAGAACTCCAAATATATCTTTTGTACCGATTAGTAGCTTAGTGAAAAAATTTCTCTAACACCTACAAGCCCTGAATACTTATGTAAGTTTTTCATACACAATAATGATCATATGTTATGTATATATGTTTCACAATTCAGAGTCCATATTCATTGTTTGTACTGCCATTTTGATGTTATCATTAAAATCAGTTAGTAGGTTTGACTTTTGCTTTTTATTACAAACTATAAAGtcacccatcaaggtatgacgggtgaaaattgcttttactcttctatatttgaacgaagcaattgcctgtttggtaaaaTTTTAACTAGAGATGttccgagtagcactttggccgaataccgagtactcggcctttcactactcggccgagtaccgagttaccgagtactcggccttttactattcggccgagttaccaagtaccaattatgttttaagaagaaccaccgatacacgtgatgaattttgaacttattggaatagtagtgtAGACCTCCTTGCCCATATAATagctttaaaaactaaattcctgctgaaatttaattacgcatcatttaaaaaattttgtttatgtgaaaaatttacaaaaaaaatattttttaaattaaaaatcttactactattatatatgcgaaagtttgtctgtatggatgtttggatgtatggatgtttgttactctttcacgcaaaaactactgaacggattttgatgaaactttacaataatatagcttatgcatcagaataacacatagggtagtttttgtcccgttatggggggcaaaacccccttcggggggcaataaaacaaaatttttgtataaattctctaatattgggatgaaaaaatacttgcacatatttacattatatgtccatcgaaagctctgatttttctgctgaagatggcacctgttcgaaatttgtaagtagaataaaaaacgagttatgagctttttagttccatgttcgaaggctttcctcaactcaatacagtatttagtgtatcatctcaactccctggcgatagcgacaattgttgtattgttgactatctttgcttttcgtgactgttcaaggcttttctcaagtcaaatcttgaagtcagatttttgcacaaaattggcaaataatacatgatttggctgatcatttttcacttaaacggaacttcaatgttaatggtttttattattatttatgctgattgaacacttactcattatccaatcaaccagcagaaatatcgccaaaatttttgcagaaagatttccgtagctgatgcatttggcagttttttcaacgtcgctgtttttgaagccgaagactatgtcataatgtttctcagctttcaccatgtaaacaaaatatcgccaatcaaagaattttcaaaagactctttttactatgttaaataatccagtaactaaattaggcaaatccataaatagcacaaaaacttccattaattttccttttttgcacaatttcaaacaatcaccaaattttactacttattttggaaacatttcggatgaaactgtttagcgccattttatggtgaccaaaagtatctcagcatctggcgacgatatctctgtaacgaaaattaatatcatatcgttttacaaagtaaataaagaatgggggagcatcatcagaggtaccccaaaacgactttcgcaaattcggtaaaatcgcaccaagagcccacaatgattgaaatttcccaaaataactaaagcaagtataaggggattacgagcgcagctacttttttttaatcacttcgcacttcattagccatatagagaaggttttagacttcatgttaaaaaaaaagtatcaacagattaatctttttaaacatgagaagattaatttcatgtttaggaaatttgtatatgcttaaatatagtgctttcgtttctaaatcaatactattttattctttatacttattgttattttagttatatgggtaaggaagaaactcgatttttaatcatgtcaaaaagatgtgttttaaattctttcacttaaaacagaaaacaaaagcaagtaacgattttttctcataattattactgacccaggcaacgctgggtattttcgctagtaaataaataaaaagtatcattaattaagttggaattaaaacaaattataccaatgtattatagttctagtccaccaaacattaataatttttaaaagcaaataaaacaaatgtgcaagaacactgcagaccaagtgtttctgccccctccccccccccccccccaagttacaaggaacatttttttcagtgcataacacgTGAGCTAAAGAATTTAAAGACATTCAACGAAAAAATCCgaaaatagtagtatagacctacttgtccatataatagtttttaaaactaaattcctgcagAAATATAACtatgcatcatttaaaaaattttgtttgtgtcaaaaattttacaaaaaaattatttttaaaattaaaaataaataaataaaagttatgattaatcaagttggagttatagcaaattacagtaaaatccctctaatgagGACACTAACAGGACTTTTTTTTGTCAACGggataggggtttaataatgttatttgcattggaactggggaattaaacattgtccgcataagaggggtgtccacctttgaggggtttcactgtataccagtcaattatagttctagtctgccaaacataaataatttttaaaagcagataaaacaaatatgcaggaacactgcagacacatgtttctacccccccccccccccccccccgttacaaggaacgtctttttcagtgcataacatgtcagctaaagaatgtaaagacattcgacgaAAACATCTGACtgttgtcggatgcctttaaatccacgagctcccattttgtgcattgaaaaaggaattccttgaacgccaaaacacgtgtctgcagtgttcctgcactgtgctttaatgttgttttattttcttttattttttaagcaaaggtatttttatatttttataactaatttttgtttgtagcaaaaattcagttttaatataaaaattccataatttctaaacttaccttttttgcataatttttaataaataagtttttttaactttgggggcattaaaataaagatttattccattgaagcataacaaacttcattattctcaaaatttaaatttgacttataaattttatttgtaaatgattgcagaatataatgcttgctctttttttataaattttagtatctgttttggacaatattcaattttttgcaactacttggtattggccgagtatctgatcagaatttggccgagtaccgagtactcggcaaattggccgagtaaaccgagtaccgagtagttactgagtactcggtacgtctctaattttaaccctaactccagtggattaaccctaaactccagtggatagcgttaattttcaactactttatcatttcttgattccTCTGAaatcagtcttaccagtaaaacagttaaggtaccggatttagttcagccttgtcacaataaaacctttcaatgcatcttaaacattaccaaaacatattatcaaactatcatgctgtcaaaaagtttcattgttgaaacttgtgggttactcgatcaatgactaaattatttttattaggaTTTTTGAAACATGTGTAACCATGTATTTTTGATCACGTCATTgatgtttaaattttcaaattctgtagggatttgcaaaatttaattttaatgattaacAGGGACGGATTTAGGGGATGGCAAGCGGGGCTATTGCCCCAGGGCCT
Proteins encoded:
- the LOC129229804 gene encoding pre-mRNA-splicing factor syf2-like; amino-acid sequence: MASTSASIKDRLQKFKDLQFRRKESRKLNYEEVVEEDRRLKLPPNYESKNKWAQYIIEEDEKKQIAAAKGEDYNRTKLLDITAEDAAKWERMKKKKNPDPGFSNFEDAAERQYERLTKKLKPDMEVYQREKEKLGEAFYPTKDTIILGLHQDSKESIDKMVDDLEKQIDKHSKFSRRRRFNDDADINYINERNMRFNKKLERFYGKYTAEIKQNLERGTAV